One Salmo trutta chromosome 19, fSalTru1.1, whole genome shotgun sequence genomic window carries:
- the LOC115154571 gene encoding uncharacterized protein LOC115154571, whose translation MGSLVGSQPRWDPWLGANPDGILGWEPAQMGSLVGSQPRWDPWLGASPDGILGWEPAQMGSLVGSQPRMGSLVGSQPRWDPWLGASPDGILDATQLLEIKRSFKSSTSLTEFLSRPNGDIKSLDNGQYLIRPNGKDGYNLQTHVTMMCLGLQSCKLVIWTPSEHIEVGIPFDKDYTDAHVQQLQKFYFLHILPRLAEKKIHLCPKYLELFK comes from the exons ATGGGATCCTTGGTTGGGAGCCAGCCCAGATGGGATCCTTGGTTGGGAGCTAACCCAGATGGGATCCTTGGTTGGGAGCCAGCCCAGATGGGATCCTTGGTTGGGAGCCAGCCCAGATGGGATCCTTGGTTGGGAGCCAGCCCAGATGGGATCCTTGGTTGGGAGCCAGCCCAGATGGGATCCTTGGTTGGGAGCCAGCCCAGGATGGGATCCTTGGTTGGGAGCCAGCCCAGATGGGATCCTTGGTTGGGAGCCAGCCCAGATGGGATCCTTGATGCAACACAGCTCCTTGAGATCAAGCGCTCCTTCAAGAGTTCCACGTCTCTGACAGAATTTCTGAGTCGGCCAAATGGTGACATCAAAAGCTTGGATAATGGACAGTACCTAATTCGTCCTAATGGGAAAGATGGATACAACCTTCAG ACACATGTGACCATGATGTGCCTGGGCCTACAGAGCTGCAAGCTGGTCATCTGGACACCAAGCGAGCACATAGAAGTGGGCATTCCATTTGATAAAGACTACACAGATGCACATGTGCAACAGCTGCAGAAGTTCTACTTTTTACACATACTACCTAGGTTGGCTGAAAAGAAGATACATCTCTGCCCAAAGTACCTGGAGCTCTTTAAGTAA